In the Paenibacillus sp. FSL H7-0357 genome, one interval contains:
- a CDS encoding MarR family winged helix-turn-helix transcriptional regulator: protein MLTLVASYTKLLDNNLTAPQYFILQTLAKHDMQTSSYFANVLGVTLSAITNLSSKLVQKGYIERVVSETDRRQVHLKITDQGREVEQRMLERYKQLTDGLWSEFSGTELDLLIHSYQKMIDHLELNMNKNNTQSQEE from the coding sequence ATGTTGACACTGGTAGCGAGCTACACCAAATTACTGGACAACAATTTAACGGCGCCCCAATATTTTATTTTGCAGACCCTGGCGAAGCATGACATGCAGACCAGCTCCTATTTTGCCAATGTGCTGGGTGTAACGCTCTCCGCCATCACCAATTTAAGCAGTAAGCTCGTTCAGAAGGGATATATTGAACGTGTGGTATCTGAAACTGACAGGCGCCAGGTGCACTTGAAGATTACAGACCAAGGGCGTGAAGTCGAACAACGGATGCTGGAACGGTACAAACAGCTGACAGACGGATTATGGAGTGAATTTTCCGGCACAGAGCTGGACCTTCTCATCCATTCTTATCAGAAAATGATCGATCACTTAGAGCTGAATATGAACAAGAACAATACACAGTCACAGGAGGAATAA
- a CDS encoding succinylglutamate desuccinylase/aspartoacylase domain-containing protein produces MFVEKSMLAPDTSYATPYYVVSGLRPGPVFMVVSGIHGNEPASIRAAQNLAGMFTRRELILLKGRLIIVPLVNKKAYRKKIRGKPDLNRTFPYRGKSKASHSLAGALFQLAQHHGPSWYLDLHEANGLSQKNPKRVGQTLIISPGSRTARVAKQIVKRMNRSITQSSYHFNIRRRERNGTSRKAVQEILGTKAVTVETCWSLDFSLRVQYQLDIVRHFLRTTGFIG; encoded by the coding sequence GTGTTCGTCGAGAAAAGTATGCTTGCGCCAGATACGTCTTATGCAACTCCCTATTATGTCGTTAGCGGCCTACGTCCCGGCCCGGTCTTTATGGTGGTGTCTGGAATACACGGGAATGAACCAGCCAGCATCCGTGCAGCGCAAAATCTGGCGGGAATGTTCACCCGCAGAGAGCTGATCCTCCTAAAAGGCAGACTTATTATAGTCCCTCTGGTGAATAAAAAGGCTTACCGTAAGAAGATCAGAGGCAAGCCGGATTTAAACCGGACCTTTCCTTACCGTGGTAAATCGAAGGCCAGCCATTCGCTGGCAGGAGCCTTATTTCAGCTGGCGCAGCACCATGGCCCTTCGTGGTATCTGGATCTGCATGAAGCGAATGGACTATCACAAAAAAATCCCAAACGGGTTGGCCAGACTTTGATTATTAGTCCAGGAAGCCGCACAGCTAGAGTGGCCAAACAAATCGTTAAACGAATGAACCGGTCCATAACTCAGTCTTCCTATCATTTCAATATCCGGCGGCGTGAGCGAAACGGAACCTCGCGGAAGGCGGTTCAGGAAATTCTCGGTACGAAGGCGGTCACCGTTGAGACCTGCTGGAGTCTGGACTTCTCTTTACGGGTACAGTACCAGTTGGACATCGTGCGCCATTTCTTAAGAACAACCGGATTTATTGGTTGA
- a CDS encoding C45 family autoproteolytic acyltransferase/hydolase, with product MDLKTSIYQHIVTEGTHYEVGRALGAFYKHDTAFMSFMSSPFMGSPPLHPAAADKAMNMFEKYCPGVNQEIKGFADETGIREEAVVFYFSYFQSAGHCSQAALRTGPIDKSRTYHMRTYDFGWEDAPYNQLLLSTTRVTGKPAHIGFSLQLFGRYDGMNDEGLSVTTTSGRIRPEMTGEGFVFPGVVRALLDGCTTTREAVTLLRSMPISDYRNFLVTDRHGSMALIEAAGAHKEIEVYDARTASLSQLVVSTNHYTLPAMKQHNLQLMHNSQARQEAMYSTLWNRGTDYNPLEAMKQLAGQHLPEGVCCHHYDEGFGTLWSIVCDNALRETHICFGSPMINPWRSFGFSDPPGINEYTATLPNEQSDAQFWSNIL from the coding sequence ATGGACCTCAAAACATCCATTTACCAGCATATTGTTACGGAAGGAACACATTATGAAGTCGGGCGCGCACTAGGGGCATTTTATAAACACGACACTGCTTTTATGTCCTTTATGTCCTCGCCGTTTATGGGCAGTCCGCCGCTCCATCCGGCTGCCGCTGATAAGGCAATGAATATGTTCGAGAAATATTGTCCCGGGGTCAATCAGGAAATCAAAGGTTTCGCCGATGAAACCGGCATCCGGGAAGAAGCGGTCGTCTTTTACTTCTCTTATTTCCAGTCAGCCGGCCATTGCAGCCAGGCAGCCTTACGAACCGGTCCTATAGACAAAAGCCGTACATATCATATGCGGACGTATGATTTTGGCTGGGAGGATGCTCCCTATAATCAGCTTTTGCTGAGCACCACCCGTGTGACGGGCAAGCCCGCCCACATCGGATTTTCACTTCAGCTCTTCGGCCGGTATGACGGCATGAATGACGAAGGTCTCAGCGTGACCACGACTTCCGGCAGAATCCGGCCAGAAATGACAGGTGAGGGCTTTGTGTTCCCGGGAGTGGTTCGGGCCCTGCTCGATGGCTGTACTACAACCAGAGAAGCTGTTACCCTGCTGCGCAGCATGCCGATCTCCGATTACAGGAACTTTCTAGTGACCGACAGGCACGGTTCAATGGCATTGATCGAAGCAGCTGGGGCACATAAGGAAATTGAGGTTTATGATGCCAGGACAGCGAGCCTTTCCCAGCTTGTCGTTTCCACCAATCACTATACGCTGCCAGCCATGAAGCAACATAACCTTCAGCTGATGCATAACTCGCAAGCGAGGCAAGAGGCGATGTACTCGACTCTCTGGAACAGAGGAACGGACTATAATCCGCTGGAAGCAATGAAACAACTGGCAGGTCAGCACCTGCCAGAAGGCGTCTGCTGCCATCACTACGATGAAGGTTTCGGGACGTTATGGTCGATCGTTTGTGACAATGCCTTACGGGAGACGCATATATGCTTCGGTTCACCCATGATTAACCCTTGGAGAAGCTTTGGGTTCAGTGATCCGCCCGGCATAAACGAATATACCGCCACTTTGCCTAACGAACAGTCCGACGCACAGTTTTGGAGCAATATACTTTAA
- a CDS encoding ABC-2 transporter permease, which produces MYNSLYLIRKDFVLVQKFVLLLVPYYIIMGYTNFDGYTMFALFPAMLLLINSCTLDVQQHNQKFLISLPMPRQQIVMAKYLALIPSCLLSLVCTLLLYGIAFLTGRATEPIAWRELALCIASFPLLAAVYLPLHYWLGQKGTQVVNFIFIMLIMLNFAALTKLMTWLPDLANWVSTGKTESILIPVISGLAYIIILFGSYLVSLRIFMSKDI; this is translated from the coding sequence ATGTATAACTCGTTGTATCTTATCCGTAAAGACTTCGTACTGGTGCAAAAGTTCGTGCTGCTGCTTGTTCCGTACTACATCATTATGGGCTACACCAACTTCGATGGCTACACCATGTTCGCCTTGTTTCCGGCCATGCTGCTCCTGATCAATTCCTGTACACTGGATGTGCAGCAGCACAATCAGAAATTCCTGATCAGTCTCCCTATGCCGAGGCAGCAGATTGTAATGGCCAAATATTTGGCGCTGATTCCTTCTTGCCTGCTCAGTTTGGTTTGTACCCTGCTGCTGTATGGAATTGCCTTCCTTACCGGGCGGGCCACAGAGCCCATTGCCTGGAGAGAGCTTGCCCTGTGCATTGCGAGCTTCCCATTGCTAGCCGCAGTGTACCTGCCGCTGCACTACTGGCTGGGCCAAAAAGGGACTCAGGTGGTCAATTTTATTTTTATCATGTTAATTATGCTTAATTTCGCCGCTTTGACCAAGCTCATGACATGGTTACCTGATCTGGCGAACTGGGTCAGCACAGGCAAGACCGAGAGCATTCTGATCCCGGTTATCAGTGGTTTGGCCTATATTATAATCCTATTTGGATCTTATCTGGTTTCGTTACGTATCTTCATGAGTAAGGATATATAG
- a CDS encoding LacI family DNA-binding transcriptional regulator: MKKATMKDIARQANVSVATVSYVLNNVKNQTIPDPTRQSILQIARELNYVPNLAARSLVKQRTGLVGILINRTSALPYWKRQNYMSLVESLEAMLTEAGYHTLLVRLNPLNPAMDVIRERKLDAVFVLDVMDEMFYRISANFVEGVPLILIDSIIDDRLFNQVNYNYPQALQAAVSSSAAPSCLVMESYYNKALSEWVIAESALPQEHIHIVNNSQEAQSELVSFLALNRDKHVIVINEFLAKAVEKTALASSVTAICTCGVPEILLDSTTIIQFQNDRALTAYELMTSVFREQYDTSLTGSNQFLVEVLQ; encoded by the coding sequence ATGAAAAAAGCGACAATGAAGGATATTGCCCGCCAGGCGAACGTTTCAGTAGCCACGGTCAGCTATGTGCTGAACAATGTGAAGAACCAGACGATCCCTGACCCGACCCGGCAGAGTATACTGCAAATTGCCCGGGAGCTGAACTATGTCCCGAATCTCGCAGCACGTTCCCTGGTCAAACAACGGACCGGACTGGTCGGCATTCTGATTAACCGGACATCCGCATTGCCCTATTGGAAACGCCAAAATTACATGTCGCTGGTGGAAAGTCTGGAAGCGATGCTAACAGAAGCCGGTTATCATACACTGCTTGTCCGTTTGAATCCCCTTAATCCTGCGATGGACGTAATCCGTGAACGTAAGCTGGATGCTGTCTTTGTGCTAGATGTTATGGATGAGATGTTCTACCGGATATCCGCCAATTTTGTGGAAGGCGTTCCGCTGATTCTGATCGACAGCATCATTGATGACCGTCTATTTAACCAGGTTAATTATAACTATCCGCAAGCGCTGCAGGCCGCTGTATCCTCCTCCGCAGCTCCCTCCTGTCTGGTCATGGAGAGCTATTATAACAAGGCGTTATCGGAGTGGGTCATTGCTGAATCCGCCTTGCCGCAGGAGCATATTCATATCGTGAACAATTCGCAAGAGGCACAAAGTGAACTCGTGAGCTTTTTGGCCCTTAACCGGGATAAGCACGTCATCGTCATCAATGAATTTTTGGCAAAAGCTGTTGAAAAAACTGCCTTGGCCTCTTCTGTTACAGCGATTTGCACCTGCGGGGTACCGGAAATCCTGCTGGACAGCACGACAATCATACAGTTTCAGAACGATAGAGCACTGACCGCCTATGAATTAATGACATCTGTTTTCCGCGAACAGTACGATACCAGCCTGACAGGCAGCAATCAATTTTTGGTTGAAGTTCTCCAATAA
- a CDS encoding GrpB family protein, which yields MTVIAVSPVPIEVVPYNPVWKAEFSRIKERMLEILGDLVIAVEHVGSTSIEGLAAKPIIDLDLVMESYEALPDIVERFREFGYVHLGNLGIEGREVFECEKDDGLMHYHLYVCPKDGKGYLEHIAFRDYLRSHPAAVRAYEEVKLALAEQYRNDREAYTEGKTAFVHSILNKAMQ from the coding sequence GTGACTGTCATCGCTGTAAGCCCTGTTCCTATTGAAGTTGTTCCTTATAATCCCGTTTGGAAGGCCGAATTCAGCAGAATCAAAGAGCGGATGCTTGAGATCCTCGGAGATCTTGTCATTGCTGTCGAGCATGTGGGCAGTACCTCTATTGAAGGTTTGGCGGCCAAACCGATTATAGACCTGGATCTTGTGATGGAGAGCTATGAGGCACTGCCTGATATTGTCGAGAGGTTCCGGGAATTTGGTTATGTGCATCTTGGAAATCTTGGGATCGAGGGCAGAGAGGTATTCGAGTGCGAGAAGGATGACGGTTTGATGCATTATCATCTTTATGTATGTCCTAAGGACGGTAAAGGTTATCTGGAGCATATTGCATTCCGGGACTATCTGCGGAGTCATCCCGCTGCGGTTCGGGCGTATGAGGAAGTAAAGCTGGCCCTGGCAGAACAATACCGCAATGACAGAGAAGCCTATACGGAGGGCAAGACAGCTTTTGTGCATTCAATTCTAAACAAAGCCATGCAGTGA
- a CDS encoding alpha-glucosidase/alpha-galactosidase translates to MSKITFIGAGSTVFAKNVLGDCIATAALQGFELALFDIDHQRLKDSENMLNSIKNSSGSTCRINAYSDRKEALRGAKYVINAIQVGGYDPCTITDFEIPKKYGLRQTIADTVGIGGIFRNLRTIPVMLDFAADVREVCPDALFLNYTNPMAVLTNVMNTYGGVQTVGLCHSVQQCIPGLFDHLGIDQTGVQAKIAGINHMAWLLEVTKDGKDLYPEIKRRAAEKQLEPHTDMVRYEMMLKFGYYITESSEHNAEYHPYFIKRNYPELIERFQIPLDEYPRRCVEQIGRWQQLREELVGNHELQHERSHEYASYILEAIETNVPFKIGGNVMNTGLITNLPREACVEVPCLVDSSGVTPTFVGDLPPQCAALNRTNIGTQLLTIEAAITGKKEHIYHAALLDPHTAAELSMDDIVNMCDELIAAHGDWLPQYQ, encoded by the coding sequence ATGTCTAAAATTACATTTATCGGTGCAGGAAGCACTGTTTTTGCCAAAAACGTTCTGGGTGACTGCATAGCGACAGCGGCGCTGCAGGGTTTCGAGCTTGCCTTGTTCGACATTGATCATCAGCGGCTAAAGGACTCAGAGAACATGCTTAACTCCATTAAGAATAGCAGCGGCAGCACATGCAGGATTAACGCTTACTCCGACCGCAAAGAAGCGCTGCGCGGCGCCAAGTATGTCATTAACGCGATTCAAGTCGGAGGTTACGATCCCTGCACCATAACCGATTTTGAAATTCCGAAGAAATACGGTTTGCGGCAGACGATTGCGGATACGGTGGGCATCGGCGGCATTTTCCGCAATCTGCGCACCATCCCCGTGATGCTGGATTTTGCTGCGGATGTACGCGAGGTCTGCCCGGATGCACTGTTCCTGAACTATACCAATCCAATGGCTGTTCTGACGAATGTAATGAACACCTATGGCGGTGTGCAGACAGTAGGACTGTGTCATAGTGTGCAGCAGTGTATCCCCGGATTATTTGACCACCTTGGAATCGACCAGACGGGAGTGCAGGCGAAGATCGCCGGAATCAACCACATGGCTTGGCTGCTGGAGGTCACGAAGGACGGGAAGGATCTTTATCCGGAGATTAAGCGCCGTGCGGCAGAGAAACAGCTGGAGCCTCACACAGATATGGTACGTTATGAAATGATGCTGAAGTTCGGCTACTACATTACAGAATCGTCTGAGCATAACGCGGAGTACCATCCTTATTTTATAAAAAGGAACTACCCGGAGCTGATCGAACGCTTCCAGATTCCGCTCGACGAATATCCGCGCCGCTGTGTGGAGCAGATTGGCCGCTGGCAGCAACTGCGCGAGGAACTCGTCGGTAACCACGAGCTTCAGCATGAACGCTCGCATGAATATGCCTCTTATATTCTGGAAGCGATCGAGACGAATGTACCGTTCAAGATCGGTGGCAACGTGATGAATACAGGTCTGATCACCAACTTGCCACGGGAGGCCTGTGTCGAAGTTCCGTGTCTCGTGGACAGCAGCGGGGTTACACCTACCTTTGTGGGGGATCTGCCTCCGCAATGTGCCGCTCTGAACCGCACGAACATTGGCACACAGCTGCTGACCATAGAGGCGGCAATCACCGGCAAAAAAGAGCATATCTATCATGCGGCCCTGCTAGATCCGCATACGGCGGCAGAGCTGTCGATGGATGATATTGTGAACATGTGTGATGAATTGATAGCTGCCCACGGCGACTGGCTGCCGCAGTATCAATAG
- a CDS encoding YolD-like family protein: protein MKKFDSIFDCSRMMTPEHKRRIIQDEEKQCLRSKPVLDAQEWELIDQVIAYSKRYNEQITITLFDPEKDHKIRGVVMSVDLQLRQVKLQIEYEYDWIKIDDVIHATT from the coding sequence ATGAAGAAATTTGACAGCATATTCGACTGCAGCCGGATGATGACTCCGGAGCACAAGCGCCGAATCATCCAGGATGAAGAAAAACAGTGCCTGCGAAGCAAACCCGTGCTTGATGCTCAGGAATGGGAGCTGATTGATCAAGTGATTGCTTATTCCAAGCGTTACAACGAACAGATCACGATCACGCTGTTCGATCCAGAGAAAGACCATAAGATCAGGGGCGTTGTTATGTCGGTGGACCTGCAACTGCGACAGGTCAAATTACAGATTGAGTATGAATATGATTGGATTAAGATTGACGATGTTATTCATGCGACTACATAA
- a CDS encoding GntR family transcriptional regulator, with protein sequence MNILISSTSGEPIYAQIVGQIRQLILQGELVSGTPLPSIRLLAKELQISVITTKRAYEELEREGLINSIVGKGSFVSGADQEFIKEQRLRIMELKLKEVIDESRALGLQYTEIVDMLKLLYEEEKG encoded by the coding sequence ATGAACATTTTGATTTCGAGTACCTCGGGTGAGCCGATATACGCCCAGATTGTGGGGCAGATCCGCCAACTGATTCTACAGGGTGAATTGGTATCCGGGACACCGCTGCCGTCTATCCGCCTGCTGGCCAAAGAGCTGCAGATCAGTGTCATCACGACGAAGCGGGCATACGAGGAACTGGAGAGAGAAGGGCTGATCAATTCCATCGTCGGCAAGGGTTCCTTTGTGTCCGGGGCTGATCAGGAATTTATCAAGGAGCAGCGGCTGCGGATTATGGAGCTTAAGCTGAAGGAAGTCATTGATGAGAGCAGGGCGCTTGGACTCCAATACACCGAGATTGTGGACATGCTGAAACTGCTATATGAGGAGGAGAAGGGATGA
- a CDS encoding SDR family NAD(P)-dependent oxidoreductase: MGRLDHKVAVITGAAGGMGKADALLFAKEGAKVVITDLQEEKLQEVVQEIRENGGEAIGIKQNVVSEEDWARVVDETLKAYGHIDILVNNAGVSDPTPFMEQTVERWERTMGINVTSIFLGQKAVIPHMIAAGGGSIVNISSIAGLTGGSGAGPYTASKGAVRMLTKATAVDYAKHNIRSNSIHPGYIETPMTEDLLKDEKMKQWFFAQTPLMRLGTAEDIAKGVLFLASDDSSYITGIELPIDGGYYAK, from the coding sequence ATGGGAAGATTAGATCATAAAGTAGCGGTTATTACTGGAGCAGCCGGCGGCATGGGTAAAGCAGACGCCCTATTGTTCGCCAAAGAAGGTGCCAAAGTTGTAATTACTGACTTACAGGAAGAGAAGCTGCAGGAGGTTGTCCAAGAGATCCGGGAAAACGGCGGCGAAGCCATTGGAATAAAGCAAAACGTTGTCTCCGAAGAAGATTGGGCACGGGTCGTTGATGAGACCTTGAAGGCGTACGGCCACATCGACATTCTCGTCAACAACGCCGGTGTTTCTGACCCGACTCCATTTATGGAACAAACCGTGGAACGCTGGGAGAGAACGATGGGCATCAATGTAACCAGTATTTTCCTCGGACAAAAAGCAGTCATTCCACACATGATCGCAGCCGGCGGCGGCTCGATTGTCAACATCTCTTCGATCGCCGGGTTGACCGGCGGAAGCGGCGCAGGTCCATACACTGCCAGTAAAGGTGCCGTACGTATGCTGACGAAGGCCACTGCTGTAGATTATGCCAAGCATAATATCCGCTCCAACTCCATACATCCCGGCTATATCGAAACTCCAATGACCGAGGATCTGCTCAAGGATGAAAAAATGAAGCAATGGTTCTTCGCCCAGACCCCGCTTATGCGCCTGGGCACAGCTGAGGACATCGCCAAAGGCGTCCTGTTCCTGGCTTCGGATGATTCCTCCTACATTACAGGCATTGAGCTGCCAATTGACGGCGGATACTACGCTAAATAA
- a CDS encoding AraC family transcriptional regulator produces the protein MNLEHSYFTASFNLVPEEQDMAVLFSGEGRPVPGHKIGPSVHDYFLIHTVLDGEGFFQSGNVSRHCRTGDTFVIYPGSLFSYQADKDSPWHYVWVALQGEAVTALLSDAGITKERPLLHSGNTRELHSLYEHIRLAFQQSPYPRLESLEASGWTRLLLHQFGLANLSVLPARPKEMPEVIDRQIDQAIRWISLQFHQQISIDHMAATLGYHRVHLSKAFKQKTGLSPKQYLLKMRMDKARELLGGTLTIDQVASSVGFNDALYFSKQFRKYTGMPPSEYRAVLRES, from the coding sequence ATGAATCTCGAACATTCGTACTTCACTGCCAGCTTTAATCTCGTACCAGAAGAGCAGGACATGGCCGTATTATTCAGTGGTGAAGGCAGACCCGTACCCGGACACAAGATCGGCCCCTCCGTGCATGATTATTTTTTGATCCATACCGTGCTAGATGGCGAGGGCTTCTTTCAAAGCGGGAATGTCTCGCGGCACTGCCGGACCGGAGACACGTTTGTTATTTATCCGGGGTCCCTATTCAGTTACCAGGCTGACAAGGACAGCCCCTGGCACTACGTATGGGTAGCCTTACAGGGGGAAGCTGTTACGGCACTGCTCTCCGATGCCGGGATTACCAAGGAACGTCCGTTGCTGCATTCCGGGAACACCCGCGAGCTGCACAGCCTATACGAACATATTCGCTTGGCCTTCCAGCAATCCCCTTATCCCCGGCTGGAAAGCCTGGAGGCCTCCGGCTGGACCCGGCTGCTGCTCCACCAGTTCGGGCTGGCCAACCTCAGTGTCCTGCCAGCCCGACCCAAAGAAATGCCCGAGGTCATTGACCGCCAGATTGACCAGGCGATCCGTTGGATCTCGCTGCAGTTCCACCAGCAGATCAGCATCGACCACATGGCGGCGACGTTGGGTTATCACCGGGTGCATCTGTCCAAGGCATTCAAACAGAAGACCGGTTTGTCTCCCAAGCAGTATCTGCTGAAGATGCGGATGGACAAAGCCAGGGAACTATTGGGGGGAACACTCACCATCGATCAGGTGGCCTCATCCGTCGGATTCAACGATGCTCTCTACTTCTCCAAGCAGTTCCGCAAATACACTGGCATGCCGCCGAGCGAGTATCGCGCCGTTCTCCGTGAGAGTTAA
- a CDS encoding ribosomal protein L7/L12, giving the protein MENTDWISLAALILTLLLMLRVISLNKRVNELQSQLERIDSRSAMDGGFIKTGIAAPTPQFVQNIDLMPDLENRLRMLLAEGKKIQAIKVLREARDLSLMDAKNFIDDMEQGK; this is encoded by the coding sequence TTGGAAAATACGGATTGGATCTCACTCGCGGCACTGATACTCACGTTGCTGCTTATGCTCAGGGTAATCAGTCTCAATAAGCGAGTCAACGAATTGCAGTCACAGCTGGAACGGATCGACAGCCGGTCAGCGATGGATGGAGGTTTTATTAAGACGGGGATTGCTGCCCCGACGCCGCAATTTGTGCAGAATATTGATTTAATGCCGGATTTGGAGAACAGGCTGCGCATGCTGCTGGCCGAAGGCAAGAAAATCCAAGCCATAAAAGTACTGCGTGAAGCGCGGGACTTATCCCTGATGGATGCCAAAAATTTTATTGATGATATGGAGCAGGGGAAATAA
- a CDS encoding ABC transporter ATP-binding protein codes for MSNCIELSHVHKRYDRFALQDISLAMKEGYITGLIGPNGAGKTTLIKMIMGMVHPDQGEISLFGLDNQEHQPAIKSRIGYVSDENIYYEQLTVKQMKKIIAPFYSRWDENTYLKYQELFKLPPGKKIKDLSKGMKIKFSLAIALSHGADLLIMDEPTSGLDPVFRREMLDLLTEHIQDEKKSILFSTHNTTDLDRIADYIVFINDGKMVFNEMKEALTEKYLLVKGGKELLDRDVRRLFLGIRESALGFEGLVGNRAEGERFFKDNAICETPTLEEIMYFTVKGCDVHV; via the coding sequence ATGAGTAACTGTATAGAGCTGAGTCACGTGCACAAGCGTTATGACCGCTTTGCGCTGCAGGACATTTCACTGGCGATGAAGGAAGGGTATATTACCGGTCTGATCGGCCCGAATGGAGCAGGCAAAACAACGCTGATTAAAATGATCATGGGCATGGTTCATCCGGATCAGGGAGAGATCAGCCTATTCGGACTTGATAACCAGGAGCATCAACCGGCCATCAAGAGCAGAATCGGTTATGTGTCGGATGAGAATATTTACTACGAGCAGCTTACCGTCAAGCAGATGAAGAAGATTATTGCTCCTTTCTACAGCCGCTGGGATGAGAATACATACTTGAAATACCAGGAGCTGTTCAAGCTTCCGCCAGGCAAGAAGATTAAGGATTTGTCCAAGGGAATGAAGATTAAATTCTCGCTGGCGATTGCCTTGTCACATGGAGCCGATTTACTCATAATGGATGAACCTACATCGGGTCTAGATCCTGTGTTCCGCAGAGAAATGCTGGATCTGCTCACTGAACATATTCAGGATGAGAAGAAGTCGATTCTGTTCTCCACGCATAACACAACAGATCTTGACCGGATTGCCGATTATATTGTCTTTATCAATGACGGGAAGATGGTCTTTAATGAGATGAAGGAAGCGCTGACGGAGAAATATCTGCTGGTCAAAGGCGGCAAGGAGCTGCTTGACCGCGATGTCCGCCGCTTGTTCCTTGGGATTCGGGAAAGTGCGCTTGGCTTCGAGGGTCTGGTCGGGAACCGGGCAGAGGGGGAGCGCTTCTTCAAGGACAATGCAATTTGCGAGACGCCAACGCTGGAGGAAATCATGTATTTTACTGTAAAAGGATGTGATGTGCATGTATAA
- a CDS encoding FusB/FusC family EF-G-binding protein: MNTPFIRNHQYNVIKKQTDFLQKTLRTVADRNVLKTVRYRAAANIIEAIPNLTNDQQQMLEQISTFESAYDFQRFLSALEPYLEPFPPITLKQIQKLFPKNKKLKVPDLGSIDFRYVTYLSWVDIATNKLFIVYPFEGQFIGIEGRITPTNKKGYCLFCNRHQELAFLTVKTKPANASPDNISSVGQYVCLESDACNQSITDIGSLEKFIFSVRK; this comes from the coding sequence ATGAATACACCATTTATTAGAAACCATCAATATAACGTCATTAAGAAACAAACGGATTTTTTGCAGAAAACGCTGCGAACCGTCGCGGATCGAAACGTCTTGAAGACTGTAAGATATCGTGCAGCTGCGAATATTATTGAAGCCATTCCTAATCTTACAAATGATCAGCAGCAAATGCTGGAACAAATATCGACCTTCGAAAGTGCATATGATTTCCAGAGATTTTTGAGCGCATTAGAACCCTATCTGGAGCCATTTCCACCAATTACGTTGAAGCAGATTCAGAAACTATTTCCTAAGAATAAGAAGCTGAAGGTGCCTGACTTAGGATCTATCGACTTCCGATATGTAACGTATCTGAGTTGGGTAGACATAGCTACGAACAAATTATTCATTGTCTATCCGTTCGAAGGACAGTTCATTGGTATCGAGGGAAGAATCACGCCCACTAACAAGAAAGGGTACTGCTTGTTCTGTAATCGTCATCAAGAGCTTGCATTCCTCACGGTTAAGACCAAGCCAGCGAACGCTTCACCGGATAATATTTCTTCTGTTGGCCAGTACGTATGTCTGGAGAGCGATGCTTGTAATCAGAGCATTACCGATATAGGATCATTGGAGAAGTTCATTTTTTCGGTTCGAAAATAA